From the Methanocella sp. genome, one window contains:
- a CDS encoding ABC transporter ATP-binding protein, translating into MAAITTNELTKRYGSLEALSNLSVTVEEGESFCLLGPNGSGKTTTIGILTGSLAPTSGTAVVMGTEVTADPIGVKRKIGIVPEMEYPPSFLTVREYLDLACSLRKVQDPKPKIDRWIQFFGLESKEDVLCKDLSKGTKKKVMLSTAFVHEPKLLFLDEPFLDLDPIIQRNTREYLRTYVKEGGTIFLSTHILEIAEKLCDRVGILYNGKLIASGRLSELKHSQESLEDVFMRLVVEAA; encoded by the coding sequence ATAACGACTAATGAGTTGACCAAGAGGTACGGTAGCCTGGAGGCGCTGAGTAACCTCAGCGTGACGGTGGAAGAAGGAGAATCATTTTGCCTGCTGGGGCCGAACGGCTCGGGAAAGACGACGACCATCGGCATCCTGACGGGCTCGCTGGCGCCTACTTCGGGCACGGCGGTGGTCATGGGGACCGAGGTCACGGCGGACCCCATCGGTGTTAAACGGAAGATCGGTATCGTGCCCGAGATGGAATACCCTCCTAGCTTTTTAACGGTCAGGGAATACCTCGACCTGGCCTGCAGCCTGCGAAAAGTCCAGGACCCCAAGCCGAAGATCGACCGCTGGATACAGTTCTTCGGGCTCGAGTCCAAGGAGGACGTTCTCTGTAAGGATTTAAGCAAGGGCACCAAGAAGAAGGTCATGCTATCCACCGCGTTCGTCCACGAGCCAAAGCTGCTCTTCCTGGACGAGCCTTTCCTGGACCTGGACCCCATTATCCAGCGCAACACCCGCGAGTACCTGCGCACCTACGTCAAGGAGGGCGGCACCATCTTCCTCTCGACGCACATCCTGGAGATCGCCGAAAAATTATGCGACCGCGTGGGCATCCTGTATAACGGAAAGCTCATCGCCTCGGGCAGGCTGTCCGAGCTGAAGC